The window ACATATGCCCAGCCAAAAGCAGAAAAGACATAACCCATTGAAATAGAGCTAAGACCAAGATCATGCTGAACAGAATCTCCAGCAATCGATAGGGTAGCACGATCCGCATAATTGACAGAAGTGACAAGAAACAGCATGAAGACGATAAACCAGCGGACAGAGGTTTTTTTATCAGTTTGTGAAGCATGGAAGAGTTTATTTATCATAATTTCTTCTCCTTTTCTAAATAGAGAATTGAGGAGGGCAGGTGCCCTCTCAAATGCTTCAAATTTACGATTTAATGAAAACCGTTTGAATGGCTGTGAAAAATTCCTTTGCCGCTTCTCCTTGTTCACGAGAATGAGAGCTTGATTGTTTCATTCCACCAAATGGAGCCTGTAATTCTACTCCTGCACTTTCTGCATTAATTCTAATGAGCCCTGCTTGGATATTCTGAATAAAGGTCAGCATACGGCCGATGTTTTGTGTGAAAATAGAAGCGCTTAAGCCAAATACCACATCATTGGCAATGTGAAATGCTTCATTTATATCTCCCACTTTGATTAAAGCAATGACTGGCCCAAATATTTCTTCTTGAGCGATGGTCATGTCTGAGGTGACATGTTCAAAAATGGCAGGCTCTATATAATAGCCATTCTGATAATCACCATCTGTTAATGGTTCCCCGCCAAAGAGAAGGGTAGCTCCTTCTTTTTTTCCTGTTTCAATATAGGAAAGGCATTGATCAAGCTGTTGTTTGCTTGCGATTGGACCCATCCATACGTCTTTTTTTAAACTGTCCCCAATAGTGATTTCCTGCGTCTTTTGAAGCAGCTTTTCTTTAAAGGCATCATAGATGTCTTCTTGGACAATGACTCGGCTCGTTGCTGTACATTTTTGTCCTGTTGACCGGAAAGCTCCTGTAATGGTGGCTTCCACCGCAAGATTAAGATCCGCATCATTGGCTACAATAACGGGGTTTTTCCCGCCCATTTCAAGCTGATACTTGATGCCTCGTTCAAAGGCTTTTTGACCGATAGCTTTACCAGTTGCATTGGATCCAGTAAATGTAATCCCTTGGATATTTGGATGTTCAATCATTCCTTGACCTACAACAGCTCCCGACCCTGTTACCATATTGACTACTCCCTTTGGGAGGTGAGCATCTGCAAAGCAGGCCATGATTTTTGCGCAAGTAGCCGCAGTTTCTGTCGCAGGTTTAATGACGACCGTGTTGCCATAAATGAGTGCAGGTGCCATTTTCCAAATAGGGATGGCAATAGGGAAATTCCAAGGAGAGATGACGCCTACAACACCTAATGGAACCCTTTTAGTGAACATGAGTGCTTCTCGATCAGTAGAAGGAATGACATCTCCTTCTTTTCGCATCCCTTCGCCGGCATAGTAACGCAGGATGGCCACACCGCGTGCCGCTTCTCCTTTTGCCTCCAGAAGTGTTTTACCCATTTCTTTTACAGCAGTGACTGCAATGTCATCGAGACGTTCCTCTAGCAAATCAGCTGCTCTATAAAGATATTGTCCTCGTTCTGCACCTGATAAATCTCGCCACGCTGTCTTTGCTTCATGTGCTGCAGTGATGGCTGCGTTCACATCTTCAAGGCTTGAGCGCTGTACATATCCAACGGCCTCTTCTTTGTCGGCAGGATTCTGGATGGGGATCACTTCTCCTGTCGAAGCCTTTACCCATTCACCATTGACATAATTGAAGTACGTTTTTTGTTTCACTGAAATGGACATAATATGATCTCCTTTCTATTGTTAATTCACAGCCGCTTTTTTAGGAAAGCGTTCCATTGCGTGCTGCAAAATGCTCTCTAGTTCTTGATAGTGTTCTTTCTCTACAGGGACAACAGGTGGTCTTGCTGAATTGCGGACAGCATGCCCCATGATGTTCATGCCAGCTTTAATTAATGAGACAGCATAACCCTTTCTCTGTTGACGAATCCGGTTAATCGGTAAAATTACACTTGTGTATATGTCCTTGACCATTTCCTGATCACCAGTCTTCAGTGCGTGATAAAACATTCTTGAGATGTGAGGGATATAGTTTGAAATGGCGGAGGAATAGGAATGAAAACCAATCGGTAAGTAAGCCGGCATTGTGACCTCTGCCATAGGCAATCCATTTAGATAGCTGAGCCTGTCGCCTATCGTATAGGAAAGGTTCACGTTTAAATCCATATCACCGACCCCATCTTTTACACCAACAAGCTGTTCAAAAGTAGTGAGCCGTTTGATTTGCTGCACTGAGAGAACAGCATTATCTCGTTGATACAAGATGGCATTTAAGTTTGTACTTTCCATAATGGTTTTGGCGTATTCATATAGTCCTTCTTGTTCTCCATGAATTAAATAGGGAGGGAGTAATAAGTAACCATCAACGCCTTTTTCCTCGGAAATTCTCGCCCATTCCAGGGCAGTATTTAAATTTCCGCCAACTCCTGAATAAACAGGGACTTTACCACCGGCAGCTGCCAGTGCCACATCAATCATTTGCTCGTATTCTTTTTGACTAATAGACTGGAATTCTCCCGACCCACAAGCAATAAAAATGGCATCAAGCCC is drawn from Bacillus pumilus and contains these coding sequences:
- the gucD gene encoding alpha-ketoglutaric semialdehyde dehydrogenase GucD, whose translation is MSISVKQKTYFNYVNGEWVKASTGEVIPIQNPADKEEAVGYVQRSSLEDVNAAITAAHEAKTAWRDLSGAERGQYLYRAADLLEERLDDIAVTAVKEMGKTLLEAKGEAARGVAILRYYAGEGMRKEGDVIPSTDREALMFTKRVPLGVVGVISPWNFPIAIPIWKMAPALIYGNTVVIKPATETAATCAKIMACFADAHLPKGVVNMVTGSGAVVGQGMIEHPNIQGITFTGSNATGKAIGQKAFERGIKYQLEMGGKNPVIVANDADLNLAVEATITGAFRSTGQKCTATSRVIVQEDIYDAFKEKLLQKTQEITIGDSLKKDVWMGPIASKQQLDQCLSYIETGKKEGATLLFGGEPLTDGDYQNGYYIEPAIFEHVTSDMTIAQEEIFGPVIALIKVGDINEAFHIANDVVFGLSASIFTQNIGRMLTFIQNIQAGLIRINAESAGVELQAPFGGMKQSSSHSREQGEAAKEFFTAIQTVFIKS
- the kdgD gene encoding 5-dehydro-4-deoxyglucarate dehydratase: MIQDRKAPEGILGFPIAPFQANGQLSEEALFQNIQFLLDEGLDAIFIACGSGEFQSISQKEYEQMIDVALAAAGGKVPVYSGVGGNLNTALEWARISEEKGVDGYLLLPPYLIHGEQEGLYEYAKTIMESTNLNAILYQRDNAVLSVQQIKRLTTFEQLVGVKDGVGDMDLNVNLSYTIGDRLSYLNGLPMAEVTMPAYLPIGFHSYSSAISNYIPHISRMFYHALKTGDQEMVKDIYTSVILPINRIRQQRKGYAVSLIKAGMNIMGHAVRNSARPPVVPVEKEHYQELESILQHAMERFPKKAAVN